Proteins found in one Planococcus citri chromosome 2, ihPlaCitr1.1, whole genome shotgun sequence genomic segment:
- the LOC135834417 gene encoding vesicular glutamate transporter 3-like isoform X3: protein MNARSTLWLLVFLGFWINDVFKTNMSMVITSMVKDYSMNTNFTGRCGVGSFTSWHKLTGVVPPKSVIKQITFDWDDHEQDLILGSFFWIHWIAQLPGGILTHYFGTKVVLGVSIFLGVISNILIPFAAKMGIKTLIFVRLFQGFVGGATWSSLPHLTARWIPKKERAIFLTSYLGGSAGWPITYVLSMYITDTFGWQYVFYVQSILGMIWCITWKQLAYDDPFQHPSISIKERAHILNGMRESGFIEGQMLPIPWRSIFTCAAVWVNLITCTGSLWVLFTMITLSPSYLKSSHGLDWKTISIFFSISHIARWFFAITLCSVAKRQKYLPLRNVRKLATSVCTIGTGSTLLIVSLSNCNIVPAMIALSLAIISIGVQGAGPVAIFIDMGPNFTAHVISMAENFHDYCIHLLDQWNCEFILRYFRVAVLE, encoded by the exons ATGAAtg CTCGATCTACTTTATGGTTACTGGTTTTTCTCGGATTCTGGATCAATGACGTGTTCAAAACTAACATGAGTATGGTTATAACGTCCATGGTCAAGGACTACAGCATGAATACAAATTTTACTGGAAGATGTGGCGTGGGTAGCTTTACTTCTTGGCATAAACTAACAGGAGTAGTACCTCCCAAATCAGTGATAAAA CAAATCACATTCGACTGGGACGACCACGAGCAAGATTTAATATTGGGTAGCTTTTTTTGGATTCATTGGATCGCCCAATTACCAGGTGGCATCCTCACCCATTATTTTGGCACCAAGGTAGTTCTTggagtttccatttttttgggaGTTATTTCCAATATTTTAATACCTTTTGCTGCTAAAATGGGTATCAAGACATTGATATTTGTGAGATTATTTCAAGGGTTTGTGGGA GGTGCCACTTGGTCATCGTTGCCTCATTTGACTGCAAGATGGATACCAAAGAAAGaacgagcaatttttttaacatcTTATTTAG gtGGATCAGCTGGATGGCCAATCACATACGTCTTATCTATGTACATAACCGACACCTTCGGTTGGCAGTATGTCTTCTACGTTCAATCAATTCTTGGCATGATCTGGTGCATAACTTGGAAACAATTAGCTTACGATGATCCATTCCAACATCCGAGTATCTCCATCAAAGAGAGAGCtcacatattgaatggtatgagAGAATCAGGGTTCATCGAAGGTCaaatg CTTCCTATTCCATGGAGAAGTATTTTCACCTGTGCAGCAGTCTGGGTGAACTTAATCACATGTACTGGATCTTTATGGGTTTTATTTACCATGATCACGTTATCTCCTTCTTATCTCAAGTCATCACATGGGCTCGATTGGAAAACC ATCAGCATATTTTTCAGCATATCTCACATCGCCAGATGGTTCTTCGCCATAACCTTATGTAGTGTTGCCAAACGTCAAAAATACCTTCCTCTCAGAAATGTTCGCAAATTAGCCACTTCAGTGTGTACCATTGGTACCGGGAGTACGCTGTTGATCGTCAGTTTATCAAATTGTAACATTGTTCCGGCTATGATTGCCCTTTCCCTCGCTATAATTTCGATCGGAGTGCAAGGAGCAGGACCGGTGGCTATTTTTATCGATATGGGTCCTAATTTCACAG CACACGTCATTTCAAtggcagaaaattttcatgattacTGCATTCATCTGCTGGATCAGTGGAATTGTGAATTTATTCTTCGGTACTTCAGAGTTGCAGTCCTGGAATAA
- the LOC135834419 gene encoding sialin-like, whose product METRTVLWILTFFGFWVNYMLRNNINIAIVAMVKDKISNETMVNECASVANNTFFESLTAASSKHSAQEVTFDWDEYQQGLVLSSYFWIHWLTEIPGGILSHHFGFKKVVGVSNFLTAVGTFLIPFSAKYSFNVLMALRIFQGFVSGTIWPSFHAMTAKWIPQKERGSFVSSYLGSSVGIAFTYAVSGYIIDAYGWEYVFYMQGLLGILWSIAWMLLVYDSPSVHPWISTKEKVFILNSLGDTLHEEGKLPIPWKNILTSRPVWINHIAQFGTTWGLFALITESPSYLKFIHGLDIKSTGIFSGIPHLTRWIFAYIFGIVTQHQKAVSIGRIRMLATTLCTIGVGMTILIISFSGCNVMVAVIMLIVAVTLQGTIPAGPMAKVIDMSPNFSGVVQGISGTLSVLSGFIGPILVGNLTQNNQTSVQWQKFFIITAVICSSTGALDLIFGTSKLQPWNSVKPELSKEQQSTQAKLLSRKSRRK is encoded by the exons ATGGAGA ctcGAACTGTGCTTtggattttaacatttttcggTTTCTGGGTCAACTACATGTTGAGGAATAACATAAATATAGCCATCGTAGCAATGGTTAAAGATAAAATATCAAATGAAACCATGGTGAATGAATGTGCCTCAGTAGCCAACAACACTTTTTTCGAATCGTTGACTGCAGCTTCATCGAAACATTCTGCACAA GAAGTTACGTTTGATTGGGACGAATACCAACAAGGTTTAGTTTTAAGTAGCTATTTCTGGATCCATTGGCTGACCGAGATTCCTGGTGGAATCTTATCTCATCACTTCGGATTTAAGAAAGTAGTCGGTGTTTCTAATTTTCTCACCGCAGTAGGCACATTTCTGATACCATTTTCAGCCAAATATAGTTTTAACGTGTTGATGGCGTTGAGAATATTTCAAGGATTTGTATCG GGCACCATTTGGCCTTCTTTCCATGCAATGACCGCAAAATGGATTCCACAGAAAGAACGAGGAAGTTTCGTATCGTCCTATTTAG GCAGCTCAGTTGGAATCGCATTCACTTACGCTGTTTCTGGATACATAATCGATGCATACGGATgggagtatgtattttatatgcAGGGTTTGTTGGGTATATTGTGGAGCATAGCTTGGATGCTGTTAGTCTATGATAGCCCATCAGTGCATCCGTGGATTTCTACTAAAGAAAAAGTGTTCATATTGAATAGTCTTGGGGATACATTGCATGAGGAAGGCAAG CTACCTATCCCATGGAAAAATATATTAACCAGTAGACCTGTCTGGATCAACCATATTGCACAATTTGGCACTACATGGGGTCTATTTGCACTGATTACAGAGTCTCCATCTTATCTCAAGTTCATCCACGGTCTTGATATTAAATCG ACAGGAATATTCTCTGGTATTCCACACCTCACTAGATGGATATTTGCTTACATTTTTGGTATTGTGACACAGCATCAGAAAGCTGTATCCATTGGAAGAATTCGAATGCTCGCTACTACCTTAT GTACCATTGGAGTTGGTATGACCATACTAATCATTAGTTTTTCTGGATGTAACGTCATGGTGGCTGTAATAATGCTTATAGTGGCTGTTACTTTGCAAGGCACCATTCCTGCAGGGCCAATGGCCAAGGTTATAGACATGAGTCctaatttttcag GTGTTGTACAAGGTATCAGTGGGACCTTGAGTGTACTCTCTGGATTCATTGGTCCCATACTGGTGGGAAACCTGACTCAGAATAAT cAAACTTCCGTACAgtggcaaaaatttttcataatcacCGCCGTAATCTGCAGTTCGACCGGAGCACTAGATTTAATTTTCGGTACATCTAAATTACAACCTTGGAATTCGGTCAAACCTGAACTCTCCAAAGAACAGCAATCCACTCAAGCTAAACTACTTTCTAGAAAGAGTCGAAGAAAATAA
- the LOC135834417 gene encoding vesicular glutamate transporter 3-like isoform X1, translated as MNARSTLWLLVFLGFWINDVFKTNMSMVITSMVKDYSMNTNFTGRCGVGSFTSWHKLTGVVPPKSVIKQITFDWDDHEQDLILGSFFWIHWIAQLPGGILTHYFGTKVVLGVSIFLGVISNILIPFAAKMGIKTLIFVRLFQGFVGGATWSSLPHLTARWIPKKERAIFLTSYLGGSAGWPITYVLSMYITDTFGWQYVFYVQSILGMIWCITWKQLAYDDPFQHPSISIKERAHILNGMRESGFIEGQMLPIPWRSIFTCAAVWVNLITCTGSLWVLFTMITLSPSYLKSSHGLDWKTISIFFSISHIARWFFAITLCSVAKRQKYLPLRNVRKLATSVCTIGTGSTLLIVSLSNCNIVPAMIALSLAIISIGVQGAGPVAIFIDMGPNFTGILTGISGSVGGLAGLISPMWLNYLMKDDHTSFQWQKIFMITAFICWISGIVNLFFGTSELQSWNKKDTSEEQHLSTQITLLSSKSNKTRVEMISCK; from the exons ATGAAtg CTCGATCTACTTTATGGTTACTGGTTTTTCTCGGATTCTGGATCAATGACGTGTTCAAAACTAACATGAGTATGGTTATAACGTCCATGGTCAAGGACTACAGCATGAATACAAATTTTACTGGAAGATGTGGCGTGGGTAGCTTTACTTCTTGGCATAAACTAACAGGAGTAGTACCTCCCAAATCAGTGATAAAA CAAATCACATTCGACTGGGACGACCACGAGCAAGATTTAATATTGGGTAGCTTTTTTTGGATTCATTGGATCGCCCAATTACCAGGTGGCATCCTCACCCATTATTTTGGCACCAAGGTAGTTCTTggagtttccatttttttgggaGTTATTTCCAATATTTTAATACCTTTTGCTGCTAAAATGGGTATCAAGACATTGATATTTGTGAGATTATTTCAAGGGTTTGTGGGA GGTGCCACTTGGTCATCGTTGCCTCATTTGACTGCAAGATGGATACCAAAGAAAGaacgagcaatttttttaacatcTTATTTAG gtGGATCAGCTGGATGGCCAATCACATACGTCTTATCTATGTACATAACCGACACCTTCGGTTGGCAGTATGTCTTCTACGTTCAATCAATTCTTGGCATGATCTGGTGCATAACTTGGAAACAATTAGCTTACGATGATCCATTCCAACATCCGAGTATCTCCATCAAAGAGAGAGCtcacatattgaatggtatgagAGAATCAGGGTTCATCGAAGGTCaaatg CTTCCTATTCCATGGAGAAGTATTTTCACCTGTGCAGCAGTCTGGGTGAACTTAATCACATGTACTGGATCTTTATGGGTTTTATTTACCATGATCACGTTATCTCCTTCTTATCTCAAGTCATCACATGGGCTCGATTGGAAAACC ATCAGCATATTTTTCAGCATATCTCACATCGCCAGATGGTTCTTCGCCATAACCTTATGTAGTGTTGCCAAACGTCAAAAATACCTTCCTCTCAGAAATGTTCGCAAATTAGCCACTTCAGTGTGTACCATTGGTACCGGGAGTACGCTGTTGATCGTCAGTTTATCAAATTGTAACATTGTTCCGGCTATGATTGCCCTTTCCCTCGCTATAATTTCGATCGGAGTGCAAGGAGCAGGACCGGTGGCTATTTTTATCGATATGGGTCCTAATTTCACAG GTATTCTGACTGGCATTAGTGGTTCAGTAGGAGGTCTTGCTGGCTTAATTAGTCCGATGTGGCTGAATTATTTGATGAAAGATGat CACACGTCATTTCAAtggcagaaaattttcatgattacTGCATTCATCTGCTGGATCAGTGGAATTGTGAATTTATTCTTCGGTACTTCAGAGTTGCAGTCCTGGAATAAAAAAGATACCTCGGAGGAGCAACATTTATCCACTCAAATTACACTCTTATCCTCAAAATCGAACAAAACTCGCGTAGAAATGATCTCTTGTAaataa
- the LOC135834420 gene encoding sialin-like, which yields MLIKSNLRSDKESRSADTKSQSRKPQKMQVRVKLYILSFAGFMVNYMLRTDLNIALLAMARQDVVKSAPNLSSILPQNLSVQNISVISSANRTSTAPKPISLPPITIPPIPQEPPEFNWTTRQQNNLQTGFYLSYFICSGISGVFISRFGPTKTFGYGQFICGIGSLLIPVLASNNSIYVLILRSAQGFAEGVTWPAFYGIVGRWIPPLERNRFLSATYGYFMGVGLSYIVLGYVISFFGWRSVFYLTGTLNTIWCICWLWNVYDDPEDHPSITEAELKLIQSKRQNVAPKDEKLQTPWRDILLSPIFWSISISNFGRFWIMSVIFLYSPLYLKNIVQIQIDKNGVFSGIPYMIACAFSLPSSCLADYMIKQRYMATVGVRLLFTFLSQVGTGLLLLLVVFTKSAFEFSILCTVVLILFSFSSSGSAASIVDIAPNFAGPTLAVGQLIYMSANFICPVLVNFMIVDVTNPKQWLNLFQLSTAIGIFTFIPYFFYATDKVQYWNEKKLTPMNKSELQRKPTISV from the exons atgttgataaaatcgAATCTACGCTCCGATAAAGAATCACGTTCAGCTGACACAAAATCTCAATCACGTAAACCTC aaaaaatgcaAGTTCGAGTCAAACTGTACATCTTGAGTTTCGCTGGTTTCATGGTCAATTACATGCTGCGGACGGACTTGAATATTGCTCTTTTAGCTATGGCTCGTCAAGATGTCGTCAAAAGTGCGCCAAATTTGTCATCCATTCTTCCACAAAACTTATCTGTTCAAAATATCTCAGTGATTTCCTCTGCCAATAGAACATCAACGGCACCCAAACCGATTTCATTGCCCCCCATTACGATCCCACCCATCCCTCAA GAACCACCTGAATTCAATTGGACAACCAGACAACAAAATAACCTACAAACTGGATTTTATCTATCGTATTTCATCTGCTCTGGTATTTCGGGTGTATTCATTAGCAGATTCGGACCCACGAAGACTTTTGGTTATGGTCAGTTCATCTGTGGTATCGGTTCATTGCTGATACCTGTGCTTGCTTCCAATAATTCCATTTACGTTTTGATTCTGAGATCTGCTCAAGGGTTTGCTGAG GGTGTAACATGGCCAGCTTTTTACGGAATAGTAGGCAGGTGGATCCCTCCATTGGAAAGGAATCGATTTTTATCAGCTACTTATG GTTACTTCATGGGTGTTGGATTATCGTACATTGTGCTCGGATATGTGATTAGCTTTTTCGGATGGAGAAGTGTTTTCTATTTGACTGGAACGTTGAACACGATTTGGTGTATTTGCTGGCTGTGGAACGTTTACGATGATCCCGAAGATCATCCTAGTATTACCGAAGCTGAACTGAAGCTAATTCAGTCGAAACGTCAGAACGTAGCTCCAAAAGACGAG AAATTACAAACACCGTGGCGAGATATTCTGCTCTCGCCCATTTTCTGGTCCATTTCCATATCGAATTTTGGTCGATTTTGGATCATGTCAGTCATCTTTTTGTACTCTCcgttatatttaaaaaatatcgttcAAATCCAAATCGACAAA aatggcGTTTTTAGTGGTATCCCTTACATGATTGCTTGCGCTTTCTCACTACCAAGCAGTTGTTTGGCTGATTACATGATCAAACAAAGATACATGGCGACGGTTGGAGTTCGATTgttgtttacatttttga GTCAAGTTGGCACAGGGCTCTTGCTGCTCCTCGTCGTTTTCACAAAAAGCGCTTTCGAATTCTCAATCCTCTGCACCGTAGTATTGATCTTATTTAGTTTCAGTTCCTCCGGTTCAGCCGCCTCTATCGTAGATATCGCGCCAAATTTTGCTG GTCCAACGTTGGCAGTCGGTCAGTTAATATACATGAGCGCCAATTTCATCTGTCCAGTATTAGTTAATTTTATGATAGTTGATGTG ACAAATCCCAAGCAGTGgttgaatttatttcaactcTCTACAGCCATAGGAATATTCACCTTCATTCCATACTTTTTTTACGCCACAGACAAAGTACAATATTGGAATGAAAAGAAACTTACGCCAATGAACAAATCTGAACTTCAACGAAAGCCCACCATTagcgtttaa
- the LOC135834417 gene encoding uncharacterized transporter slc-17.2-like isoform X2: protein MNARSTLWLLVFLGFWINDVFKTNMSMVITSMVKDYSMNTNFTGRCGVGSFTSWHKLTGVVPPKSVIKQITFDWDDHEQDLILGSFFWIHWIAQLPGGILTHYFGTKGATWSSLPHLTARWIPKKERAIFLTSYLGGSAGWPITYVLSMYITDTFGWQYVFYVQSILGMIWCITWKQLAYDDPFQHPSISIKERAHILNGMRESGFIEGQMLPIPWRSIFTCAAVWVNLITCTGSLWVLFTMITLSPSYLKSSHGLDWKTISIFFSISHIARWFFAITLCSVAKRQKYLPLRNVRKLATSVCTIGTGSTLLIVSLSNCNIVPAMIALSLAIISIGVQGAGPVAIFIDMGPNFTGILTGISGSVGGLAGLISPMWLNYLMKDDHTSFQWQKIFMITAFICWISGIVNLFFGTSELQSWNKKDTSEEQHLSTQITLLSSKSNKTRVEMISCK from the exons ATGAAtg CTCGATCTACTTTATGGTTACTGGTTTTTCTCGGATTCTGGATCAATGACGTGTTCAAAACTAACATGAGTATGGTTATAACGTCCATGGTCAAGGACTACAGCATGAATACAAATTTTACTGGAAGATGTGGCGTGGGTAGCTTTACTTCTTGGCATAAACTAACAGGAGTAGTACCTCCCAAATCAGTGATAAAA CAAATCACATTCGACTGGGACGACCACGAGCAAGATTTAATATTGGGTAGCTTTTTTTGGATTCATTGGATCGCCCAATTACCAGGTGGCATCCTCACCCATTATTTTGGCACCAAG GGTGCCACTTGGTCATCGTTGCCTCATTTGACTGCAAGATGGATACCAAAGAAAGaacgagcaatttttttaacatcTTATTTAG gtGGATCAGCTGGATGGCCAATCACATACGTCTTATCTATGTACATAACCGACACCTTCGGTTGGCAGTATGTCTTCTACGTTCAATCAATTCTTGGCATGATCTGGTGCATAACTTGGAAACAATTAGCTTACGATGATCCATTCCAACATCCGAGTATCTCCATCAAAGAGAGAGCtcacatattgaatggtatgagAGAATCAGGGTTCATCGAAGGTCaaatg CTTCCTATTCCATGGAGAAGTATTTTCACCTGTGCAGCAGTCTGGGTGAACTTAATCACATGTACTGGATCTTTATGGGTTTTATTTACCATGATCACGTTATCTCCTTCTTATCTCAAGTCATCACATGGGCTCGATTGGAAAACC ATCAGCATATTTTTCAGCATATCTCACATCGCCAGATGGTTCTTCGCCATAACCTTATGTAGTGTTGCCAAACGTCAAAAATACCTTCCTCTCAGAAATGTTCGCAAATTAGCCACTTCAGTGTGTACCATTGGTACCGGGAGTACGCTGTTGATCGTCAGTTTATCAAATTGTAACATTGTTCCGGCTATGATTGCCCTTTCCCTCGCTATAATTTCGATCGGAGTGCAAGGAGCAGGACCGGTGGCTATTTTTATCGATATGGGTCCTAATTTCACAG GTATTCTGACTGGCATTAGTGGTTCAGTAGGAGGTCTTGCTGGCTTAATTAGTCCGATGTGGCTGAATTATTTGATGAAAGATGat CACACGTCATTTCAAtggcagaaaattttcatgattacTGCATTCATCTGCTGGATCAGTGGAATTGTGAATTTATTCTTCGGTACTTCAGAGTTGCAGTCCTGGAATAAAAAAGATACCTCGGAGGAGCAACATTTATCCACTCAAATTACACTCTTATCCTCAAAATCGAACAAAACTCGCGTAGAAATGATCTCTTGTAaataa